The window ATTCAATAGCAGCTTTATAGCATTCATCTTTGCTTTTGTTATATAATCTCATAGTGGTTGTTAAATTGAGGTCATCGGCAACACCTTCAGTGTTAGTAGAGTTTAAGCTTTCTGGATGTTTCTGTAAATAATTTAGTTTACCTTCAAACTCTTCGCCCCTTAAATACAATAAAGAGCCTAAATTAGCCTGTGATAACATGATTTGGCCAGGGGCCATACCAGCTAAAACCATCCACTTTAAGGTGGtcaatttataattaacTGCAGAGGCAATATCCTTAGTTGATAGGCACATTGCAGAATATAAATCCCGAGCAGTAAAAAACTCATCTTTAAATGGAAACCATGCATAACTACTTTTTTGCTCCAAATCTAAGGCGATATACCCGTCAGTATctaagaaaatattatcttcGTTAAtcatattttcaaaatttataGTACCACTATACTTATGttcaatttgtttttgtaaatcATCCTTGgtcaaattatttaatggAAATTCAGGCGACTTGGCCattaattcttcttctgcTAGCAATAAGTGCGATAATAACAATCCTTTTGCAAATTGGAAAACTTCTGGATGTGGCTGACTACTCATATTGAATTGTAGCCATTTGATAACACATCTCAAATCTTTTTGGATATAGTGTGGTTTTTCCATCTCATCAATATCATAAGTTCCATTCCTTAAACAATCATAGTATCTATAGGATAATTCTAGATAAATCCTACTGGCATTATCAACCATATTTAACTTTTCGTACATTTCTGCAACTTTCAATTCAATCCCTGTATAATCATCAGAAATTTTACTCATTCCGACCTCGTCAGCTTTGTCCAAAGCTAAAAGATAGTACTTCAAAGCAGCTTGATAATTTGGCATGCCATTATTATCCCTGTTATCATCACGCTCTTCCCACAAGCCCTTTCTCAAAAATTTTGCCACTGGATAGGGGAAATTATGTTTTGGCCAAGCCCAATATAAAAGTCCAATTAAACCGGCGGTAATGAAAAAAGCAGTTCGTAAAaacacaatttttttatttttctttgcaGCAATTTCTCTAGCTGTGGTCATTGCATCTTTGGGTGGTTGTGATAATGATTTGCTGACCAAAGTACGTTTTGTGGAAAGTTGAGTGTTTCGGAAAACttgattattaatattaatattattattattgttattagttAAGGGGGTTATATTAGTAACATTTCGTTGAACAGCGGATATTTTCTGGAAGATTGAAGGGTTATAATTAAGTTTTGATGATCTTAATAAAACCTTGTTGAACATTTCGATGGAGTTTTAATTTCCTTTCTTGTTTCTTTATAAAAGAAGTTACTTTTAGCTTGCAAAGTTTGGAAAATGATTTCAATTTTACGAattagaataaaataaaaaaggaaaaagtgTTTTGTGAGGGGACGGAGGcgaaaatatcttttttttttttttttttttttaaaagtgaCAAATTTGCTTTGtgctctttctttttcctcaTACAATTCTTTAAGacttgaaaataaaattaaaaaaaaaagtatacatatataatcTAAGTTGTTACATTTATAATCATATGGATATAGCATCTGCTCTGTTTTCCTAATATCAAATATTCTACCTGGTATTCTTTAAATGTTGTTCCAAGATTTGTCCGGCCAAATATAAACTCCCACAAATTACAATATTTGTATGTGTGTcgtaattattttttattgaaatttgtCCATCAGAAAATacactatttttaaatatttgacTTAAATCAGGTTCTACGATTACTTGGTTCGTAAACCCTTTTTTGAGAATATGCTGAGCCAAAGTATCAGGGTCCATACTGGCTATCCATGGCATGTCTTGAACAGCATTAAATTGAGTTACAATAACTTTATCATTACAAGATATTGAAAGTCCACGTAATAATCCATCTACATCTTTACCTACTGTCATAGCAATCACAAAAATCaacccatttttattactatccAATGTTGGTCTAACGTGTTGTGTTAAATATTCACCTAACTGCTTTGCCCCATCCTTATTATGTGCACCATCTATCAAAACATCTATTGGGTTTGATTTGTGATCGTATTTTAAAGACAGTTTCTGTAGTCTGCCATACCACTTTGTCTCATTAATACacttaaaaatatcatcatcggaaatcaataaatttgCATGATCTATGGAACTTAGATACCTCATTGCGTATAATGCATTTAATAAGTTATACCTCTGGTAACCCAAAACACGATTGGTGAATTCTTGAAACTGTATTGTTTTAGAAATATCTGTTAGTTCCCAAGAACTTCCAACCTTTCCACATTTGTCTATAAAGACttgtaatatttctttGTCATTTGTACCGTCAATGATTACATGTTTAACAccttttttgataattccAGATTTCTCCTTTGCGATATCAACCAAGGTATTACCCAATAACTTTTGATGATCCAAACTTAGTTTAGTGATGATACAACATAATTTAGATTCAATGACATTTGTGGCATCGGTGGCACCACCAACACCAACTTCTATCACGCAATAATCTACTTTATTATCTTGAAAGTATTTCAAAGCAATACAAGTTAGgatttcaaaatttgaaGCTTTAATTCCATAGTTTGTGTTTAGTGTCGCACATTCCTTGTAATAAGTTTGATAATGTGACATTggtattgttttattattaattgaaaTGCAATCTGAGGGGTGGATTAGATGAGGAGATGTAAATTTACCAATttttccattattattgtctctcatgttgtttttactgttgtaattttttatagcTTGAATTAGCATTGTAGTTAAATACGAACAGGTTGATCCTTTGCCATTGGTTCCCCCCACATGAATAACTTTTAACTTGTTAGTGTTTACATTGGAAATTTTAAGTAGTTGAGATATTCTGGATAAACCTAGTTTGATGGACATTCGTAATTTGTGAATActcttgttttaatttaaaagtaaaattcTTTTGAATAATAGATGGTATTTTTAGGTATAGTGAGCTGTGCTTGCTGGTAGTTGTTTAAAAGTATAAGCATttggtttaattttttttttttttgaataagaaaatatattttttattttttttcaattggaTTGAAccgagaaaaaaaaaaaaaaaaaaaaaaaaaaaaaatatttgatttccagaagaaaaaaaacctatttaataataacctACTTTTACATGTTAAAACAATTctacaataaaaattaaagaactGAATAAGTTATTTCAATAAGAgtagttaaaaaaataaaatatggaTATTGATAGCCCTGAAGATAAGGGAGGCAATAAGACGTTTTTCCAACAAAGGTTAGAAAGGTTAAATAAGGTGGATAATAATCTGGTTTTGACCATAAATGATGCATCTAAAATAATTGAGGCATTATATGAATTAAAACAACCTCAACACGAACAGCTGAAGATAgattcattaaaaaaagtttttaaggaagaaataataaattaccACACCAATTTATATAATGCTGTGAATATATTGAAAAGTGAGctaaaattattggaatCTAATATCGGTGAGAGGTTATTACCCATATCTTTAAGTTCTAAACGTAATATTGGTCAAGATGATGAGAAGTTAGAGGAACAATGGGATTTGCTTGAAAAGAGAttgaaataattatttataaatgtAAAAAGGAATATTTGTTCGGATAAAgataccattttttttttttttttgttaatgtGATTGCATAATGGGGTGATAATTAGTGAATTatgatttgaaaaaacgATTCGTACTTGCTGATAAagtgatttattttgaagTGGACAATCTGAAAGGGGGTTGGATTTTAActaaatgaaaatatttttttatatcaagAATATtccaatatatatatatatatatatatgtatatcactaaaataatatgatattaattattataatatttcaCTTTGTTGCCTTTACTCttattctctttttctcttatCAATAGGAAAATGTActgattatttttggttaatttttttgttattatttttttttttttttttttttcattttcttacgaaaaaaagaaaaaggaaaaaataataaatttaagtttcagtcttttaataaaacaactTCAACAAGATACTCTTAAGAATAaactaataaataaaaaatcaataaattaaaaacaaaaacaacaaagaaagaaagaaagaggGGAGAATAGAGGGAAATATCAGGAAGCAACGGAATTACGACTGACAAAAGAAAACGAGAAAACATTATTGAAAATCCCTTTTGTGTTTTAGAGGTATGCTTTTTTCAAGAAGTCTAGTAGCTACACCTACTACTGTTACCAATAATATCCCTACTTCAAATATTCCCAATCATACACCAGATAATACAAGCTCAAATCTTCAAAAAGAGCCCAGTATCGTTGAGAGTACTATTcaagataataatacaaacaataatgaCGCGATcattaacaattttatGGTTGATCAAGTGAGCCAAATGCAACAAGttcaagaaaaattaaaaatccaaatggataatttttcaaaggaACAGGAAGCCTTTTATTTACATAATAGCGCCAAAATGACTAAAATGGAACAAAAGTTTGATAAGGTCCACTCCGAActaaaaaatgttttaggGTTTTTCCATGAAGTAGTTGGTATTATGAACGGCAGCAGGGTTTggaataataatcatttaAGTTCAAATAGTGCTTCAAAACTAGAAAGCAATCGTGCAGACAGCTCTGCTACTTCCAACACGCTCAGTActgataaaaacaaaaacaatggCGGCAACCCTACAGTGAGTGCTGTCATTgaaaatagcaataatactGATTGTGAGCTTACTAAAAATGTTAGATCTAATGTTAGTAATATATTAACCACAGCATTATCCCTTGATGAGCAAATCATTAGACAGAGTAGAATTAAGCAAGAGCCTATCGCTGATGCTGAATTGTTGGAAAGAGTAAGTgtcaatattaaaaaaagaagaaggggACAAGCAGTGTTAGATAATGAATCTATTGCAGAACCAGGCgaacatatatataaactaaACAGAGCATTAGAAACAGTGACTGATGTAGCTCAGGAATATTTTCATGGTTTGAAAAATCATCCATCGGTGTTATCCTTGGATAGCAAGTATGGTCCAAGGTGGAGGAAGAACGATAGGTCGTTTTATACCAAAAGAAAGACAATTATTACCAAGATTTTggaagttaaaaataatccaGTCAACTTCAATATAAATGGTCCCATTGATTTGAAAACCGCAATCAGAGTTGTTGAAAATATCAGATTAGGAAATAATTTGTACGGGAGAGAAGATGTGAATAGACCATTAAGAATGACTTTAAATCAACTATACACCTATTTCAGTGCTCATAAAGATGACAAGAGACAAGATTATTCtatacatttaaaaaaagttggaaaaacaagaaaacaATATGCCTTGATGAACAAATATATGAGAAATAACCGTACTGGCTCTAATGCAGTGAGCAATGCCCCTAGTATTGAGCCATCGTCTGTACATCCATTTGGTACAAATTCTGTAAGATCGCTGGTACCGTCTCCTACAATTCCCACGGAAACCCGTATAAACGGAGTTAATACAAACGCTAATATGACAGTCACTAATACATCtgctaacaataatgaaagCACACCTAATATTAATCTACCACTGCTTACAAGTGATAGGactaattcttttaatataaataataacaactcTAATGGTGGTTACGCATCGCGAAATTTTCTCAGAAAcaccaataacaacagCGATAACAATCATGATGATATTATGTTGAACATTAGGAACACCTCTCCTATAAATACTAGGTTTCATCAAACGCCTTCTTTTAATGAGCATGAGAACGCTTCTGAGAGGCTTAATTCAAGTGATGAGGATTCATGGTAGTTagggaaaaaattataagcAAATGTAAACATGtttataatactaataaagTTGAATTATTAGGAGAAATCAATACGCTTAATCTAaatcatattttatattaggAACATATTCAATtgggtaaaaaaaaaaaaaaaaaaaaaattatatatatatatatatgcaatgttaaaaggaaaataggGAAAAATAGGttgctttttattattcatttattcattactttattttactgtgctattatatttatacttTGGCCTGGATGTTATATTTATGCAATTCAAACTTtgcattttttgttttttgtttttttttttttttttttttttttaaaaactacttatatatacatatatatatattcttttttattttcaatattactGAGTGAGTTTGCTGTCATCTTTAACTGTTCACTGAAAGAAATAATGTATACAATTCATTTCTATATATTCGTATTAACGATAATAATCCATTACAACGACAAGAAGgaactaataaaaaaaataaataacgcTTCATATGTTGACAACTATTAATAATCACTTTTATGTATTcatttatctttatttatttttatgccATTGAGAACTGGTTCTTTCCACAACATCATTAAATTTCTGTAACTTTCCTTGCAACATTTTCCCCCATTCTTTCATAACCAAGCAATATTCGTGTTCATCACTAACAACATCAAATTCTTGCAGTAAAATATCACCACTATTTTCCAGATCAACACCATCTTCAATAGCACATTTTCTAGCAATTTCCACTATCTCAATTGCTATACTTTTATCTAATGTAAATGGGTCGGAACCTCTTAGCTCCAATGATTCGACAAACCATTGATTAAACTTAACAAAGTGTCTAAATGTATCCTCTAAATCAGTAATCGAAACATCGGTTAATACAATATCATAGTTTAAAGTCTTTGATAGAATTTCATTTCTGAGGGATTGTgtgatttgaaaatttaataaatccaaAATTTCCAAAACTTTAACATTAAAACCAGAGATACGGCGAATAACAGGTGTTAATTTTCCATAAGTTATATTGTTGCTACTTTCATTGACATCAGGAGCATAATTGTATTCATATTCAGAACCATTCTGTCCCCCGCCAATATCAGTATAATCTTGAACGTCGTTCCTAGATACATTATTTTGATcttgattattattattagaccCGCCTTTAGAATAGATTTGTTCATCAAATGTGtaataattattgaaatatcTTAATTTCTTAACATATTTGATTAGTGTAGTTCTTTCGTTTTTCAaagaagatatttttttcagataattaatatatctATTCAATAAATTGATGTAGTCACTTAAATAACTTGAATGAATGTTTATAATCTCTTGTAGATTATCGATTAATTCTACAGTAAGTTCTAGATCACGAGACATTGGTGAATTCTTTGGCAAAGTATTATAGTCAAGCTGCTTTACGTTTATCGTGCTATGTGTGTGCatgatctttttttgtcgatattttttatttactaaacatatttttttagccatataaaaaaatattcattaggttaaaaagaaaaagaaaaagaaaaaaaaaaaaaaaaaaaaaaatcaaaaaaaatcaaaaaataaaaaacatataaacaaaaccgtgtaattttttttttttttaatctttggTGATACACTTAATATTTCACGAATGTCGCcaaacaaattttaaatttaaaactatttaAACATTGGAAAGTCGCTGTCATTGGACCAAGCATTATCATCCTGtatttgaaataaattaatattttgaatatatttattattgaagtTAATAACATGAAATCAGGTAAATAATACTTCAGTGTCAAAACAGAGGGTCTATCTTATGGGAATAATTGTCTCTTGTCGTCctaacagaaaaaaaaaaaaaaattccctataaaaaaaaggagattaaaaataataagttCTCCGAGACGGGGAATCGAACCCCGATCTGGCATGCGACAAACGCCAATTCTAACCGTTAAACTATCTCGGAAACTTGTTGGAGTATGTTATGTCGCAGAGAGGATATACTGAGAGGGGCAGGGTTAGTAAACAGATTTGATACTTTGCTATTTATATCAAGGCAGATGTAATAGTTTGTTGCTtgatcttttatatatttttaactaataaaactatataACTCATCTATTTCATAATCAACtttctaaataaatcatctctttatatatgatttattttcacctttttccttatgtttgtattaactttttctaatgTTTCTTCGTTGTCCGCTGGGCATATTTTCCTTCTTGCGGCGATCTCCGTATGTTCGGTCTTCTCCGTATTCTCGGAAGTACTTGCATCTCGTATAAAACGTGACACACACAATTCTACTTCATAACATCTTCCTCCTCTTAATTTGAAGTCTCGGTTAGCAATTGTTTATAGTTTGCTAATAAAGAGTTCAAGCGAGAACTGGGTAATAAGTTgatttcctctttttcgTAAGTGGCAGTTAGTTCGGGATTGACATCTAACATcttacaataataatttccTGTTGTTGTTTCATAACCTATGATGGCTGTAATTTCTGTGATTCTGTgtattctttcttctttcgtTCTTGGTAATTGTTTTGGGTATTTTTCTGGGTCATtgtaaaaatgtttaatcCATTTTATATTGATAGTACGgtgttttttaaaacttgatGGTAAGTCTAATTCTACAACATTTGTACCTACTTTGACGATCTTAAATGGAcctaaataaattgattgTACTTTCAAATATCTTCCCCCTGTAAAATAAGCATCTCTATGCAATAAAGCATATTCTCCAATGTGAAaatcaatttcttttcttttagcATTTGTAGTTTCTTCCATTTGTTCCTGTCTTAACTGTAATGAATCATTAATACGTAATGATAAAGCTTTCAAATGTTTAGTCATTTTCGTAGCATTAAAGTTTCTTGTATCTAGTTCATTAGTTGTATCTAACAACGGTGTATTTGGTGTATAACCAATATCAGCTTGAAATGGTGAAATACCAGTACTCGTAACCGGAGTTGaattataacaaaattCCATATGGGGTAAATATACATCCCAGTAATCCTGATCTTGACTACAAAATGTTCTTAATAGACGGTTTACTATCTTATTCACAGCTTTAGTTTGTCCATCTGTTTGTGGGTGATTACTTGAACTgaacaataatttaattccTAATCGTTTCGTTAACTCTTCATATACGGAAGCAGTAAAACGGATATCTCTATCAGATACAATCGTTCGTGGGAAACCGTGCATTGCAAAGATATATCGGTATAAATATTGAAGTATATCTTTAGAGTTAGCTGTTTTCTTCATCGCAATCCAATGTGATCTTTTCGAAAATCGATCGACAACTACCATAATCATATCATTATGTCGTCGTGACGGTGGGAGTCCCgtaataaaatcaatagaCAAATCTTGCCAACGACCTGAGGCAACGGGTAGTGGTTTTAACCTGCCTTGAGTAGTATTGGCAGTCTTCTTGTTCAATTGGCAATTCAAACAGTGTCTAATATATCGTTCCACATACTTATGTAATTTCgggaaataaaatttatctGCAATTTTTTCCGTGGTGGCAGCGACACCAAAGTGTCCTCCTTGTAACATTGAATCATGGAAAGCATGTAATAATTCTCTTCTTCTGTTATTTGGCACACAAATACGTTTTTCATATAAAAGAGTTTTATCTTCATAAGAGTAGCGTTCTTTAATCAACTTTGATCTACCAAATTTCAGTAACAACGTTTCATATTGTCTTTTGTCTTTACACTTTACCTTTTCTCTAAACTTTGAATCTAGGGTAACTAAGATTGCAGCAGACCATGggtcttttaataaatcttcaAACCAATCTTTAGGATTTATATTGTCTAGTTCTACAATTGGTAATATTTCTTCTGGGCGAGATAGGCAATCAGCAACTACGTTTTTTGTTCCTTTGATATATCGTAATTCAAACGTATATTCTCCTAAATAATCTAACCATCGTGCTAATCTTAGATGGGGCTCTGTCTTATTTCTAAACGATAGCAACGAAGAGTGATCAGTATTAATCGTAAACTTTCTACCATGCAAATAGTATCTGAAATGTTTAAGATTCAATATGATACCTAATAGTTCTATTTCTCCAACTGGATATCTAGATTGTGTTTCACTTAAATGTTTTGAGAAGTATCCAATTACACCTTTTAACTTTCCATTCTCATATCTTTCTAACACACCTCCAACATGATGTAAACTAGCATCAGATGTTAATTCATAATGGTCTCCTTCCACAAATGGCACTAATACTTGAGTTGACGTTAATGCTTCTTTTAGTTTCTCAAACGCAATTCTTTGCTTTTCTCCTAATTTTGCTTTCTTGGATGCAAAATCATATAACGGTTGTGATAATTCACTAAATTTGCTTATGAATTTCCTATAATAGTTCGCTAATCCTAAGAACGTTTGCATACCTTTTATAGTGCTTGGCATAGTTAGCTTTTTAATAGCACTAAtcttattttcatcaacaCTTAAACCTTCAGCAGTTAAAACATGACCTAAATAATTTACTTTGTCTTTTACAAAATGACATTTTGACCTTTTACAGTACAAATTATTACTCTTAAGTTTCTCTAATACTTTCTCTAGTATTTTGTAGTGTTCAGTTTTGTCTCTTGTGGCAATCAATATATCATCTAAATAGACGTATACATTCTCGATTCCATCTAATAATTTACTCATAAATCTACTAAAATTCTTTGGGGCCGTTTTAATACCAAACGGTAATACTTCATATCTAAAATGACCAAAGGGTGTCGTGAACGACGTTAAGTCCTTTGACTTCTCGTTCAACCTTAATTGATGGTATCCTGAGTGTAAATCTAGAGTTGTAAATACCTTTGCATCACCAACTTTCGCGAATAGTTCAGTGATCGAAGGAATTGGGAAACTTTCATTTACAATACCTTTATTCAATTCTCTATAGTCAACAACTAATCTCCATGTTTGATCCTTTTTACGTACTAATATAATAGGCGCTCCGCAGGCAGCATTAGATTCTGACACAAATCCTTTCTTGATGAGGTCCTCTAGAATCTTTCTACATTCTTGCTCCATCTTGGGCGTTAACCTGTACGGGTATAATTCTGGTGGATTAAAACCTTCTTTCAATACAATATTATACTCAAAATTTTCTGGGCCTGGATTTCCTGGAAGTTCATTAGTAACATGGGTCTGAAATCTTTTCCTTAGACCTTCTGGTAACTTCTCAAATCCATCcaattcattttctttttcattccTTATGTCAATA is drawn from Saccharomycodes ludwigii strain NBRC 1722 chromosome V, whole genome shotgun sequence and contains these coding sequences:
- a CDS encoding uncharacterized protein (similar to Saccharomyces cerevisiae YMR115W | MGR3 | Mitochondrial Genome Required (paralog of YKL133C | putative protein of unknown function)), with product MFNKVLLRSSKLNYNPSIFQKISAVQRNVTNITPLTNNNNNNININNQVFRNTQLSTKRTLVSKSLSQPPKDAMTTAREIAAKKNKKIVFLRTAFFITAGLIGLLYWAWPKHNFPYPVAKFLRKGLWEERDDNRDNNGMPNYQAALKYYLLALDKADEVGMSKISDDYTGIELKVAEMYEKLNMVDNASRIYLELSYRYYDCLRNGTYDIDEMEKPHYIQKDLRCVIKWLQFNMSSQPHPEVFQFAKGLLLSHLLLAEEELMAKSPEFPLNNLTKDDLQKQIEHKYSGTINFENMINEDNIFLDTDGYIALDLEQKSSYAWFPFKDEFFTARDLYSAMCLSTKDIASAVNYKLTTLKWMVLAGMAPGQIMLSQANLGSLLYLRGEEFEGKLNYLQKHPESLNSTNTEGVADDLNLTTTMRLYNKSKDECYKAAIECYEAIIKFTRNHSKLRFESNINGLNPSVSQAIVLSTYGLGVVNLHLDHLPQAEKLLNDSLSMSKQIGFAELTTEAENELKKLQAIKAEKKQLESKQKMDQ
- the EUC1 gene encoding Euc1p (similar to Saccharomyces cerevisiae YMR111C | protein of unknown function) codes for the protein MLFSRSLVATPTTVTNNIPTSNIPNHTPDNTSSNLQKEPSIVESTIQDNNTNNNDAIINNFMVDQVSQMQQVQEKLKIQMDNFSKEQEAFYLHNSAKMTKMEQKFDKVHSELKNVLGFFHEVVGIMNGSRVWNNNHLSSNSASKLESNRADSSATSNTLSTDKNKNNGGNPTVSAVIENSNNTDCELTKNVRSNVSNILTTALSLDEQIIRQSRIKQEPIADAELLERVSVNIKKRRRGQAVLDNESIAEPGEHIYKLNRALETVTDVAQEYFHGLKNHPSVLSLDSKYGPRWRKNDRSFYTKRKTIITKILEVKNNPVNFNINGPIDLKTAIRVVENIRLGNNLYGREDVNRPLRMTLNQLYTYFSAHKDDKRQDYSIHLKKVGKTRKQYALMNKYMRNNRTGSNAVSNAPSIEPSSVHPFGTNSVRSLVPSPTIPTETRINGVNTNANMTVTNTSANNNESTPNINLPLLTSDRTNSFNINNNNSNGGYASRNFLRNTNNNSDNNHDDIMLNIRNTSPINTRFHQTPSFNEHENASERLNSSDEDSW
- the MED11 gene encoding Med11p (similar to Saccharomyces cerevisiae YMR112C | MED11 | MEDiator complex), encoding MDIDSPEDKGGNKTFFQQRLERLNKVDNNLVLTINDASKIIEALYELKQPQHEQLKIDSLKKVFKEEIINYHTNLYNAVNILKSELKLLESNIGERLLPISLSSKRNIGQDDEKLEEQWDLLEKRLK
- a CDS encoding bifunctional folylpolyglutamate synthase/dihydrofolate synthase (similar to Saccharomyces cerevisiae YMR113W | FOL3 | FOLic acid synthesis (paralog of YKL132C | RMA1)), giving the protein MSIKLGLSRISQLLKISNVNTNKLKVIHVGGTNGKGSTCSYLTTMLIQAIKNYNSKNNMRDNNNGKIGKFTSPHLIHPSDCISINNKTIPMSHYQTYYKECATLNTNYGIKASNFEILTCIALKYFQDNKVDYCVIEVGVGGATDATNVIESKLCCIITKLSLDHQKLLGNTLVDIAKEKSGIIKKGVKHVIIDGTNDKEILQVFIDKCGKVGSSWELTDISKTIQFQEFTNRVLGYQRYNLLNALYAMRYLSSIDHANLLISDDDIFKCINETKWYGRLQKLSLKYDHKSNPIDVLIDGAHNKDGAKQLGEYLTQHVRPTLDSNKNGLIFVIAMTVGKDVDGLLRGLSISCNDKVIVTQFNAVQDMPWIASMDPDTLAQHILKKGFTNQVIVEPDLSQIFKNSVFSDGQISIKNNYDTHTNIVICGSLYLAGQILEQHLKNTR
- a CDS encoding uncharacterized protein (similar to Saccharomyces cerevisiae YGR109W-B | retrotransposon genes), producing MTTAAKHSVETSLQKDTYLGNVASPIDDVVKNDDFMYSNIPCVTENHKTGDIEERRDLEDLPLVFLVQEEPLVGKKLVINCEIKRKKVQALCDTGSPTSFVDAKLVEKLGLKEKPCNTFTFKGAVSETTETCVSFVKVPMKINDKRIMISAYVVKKFRYELLIGNPVIKLHSDVFKELIDVKNEDMYLVDMITDDKEKQIEQDAEFLCRICPIDIRNEKENELDGFEKLPEGLRKRFQTHVTNELPGNPGPENFEYNIVLKEGFNPPELYPYRLTPKMEQECRKILEDLIKKGFVSESNAACGAPIILVRKKDQTWRLVVDYRELNKGIVNESFPIPSITELFAKVGDAKVFTTLDLHSGYHQLRLNEKSKDLTSFTTPFGHFRYEVLPFGIKTAPKNFSRFMSKLLDGIENVYVYLDDILIATRDKTEHYKILEKVLEKLKSNNLYCKRSKCHFVKDKVNYLGHVLTAEGLSVDENKISAIKKLTMPSTIKGMQTFLGLANYYRKFISKFSELSQPLYDFASKKAKLGEKQRIAFEKLKEALTSTQVLVPFVEGDHYELTSDASLHHVGGVLERYENGKLKGVIGYFSKHLSETQSRYPVGEIELLGIILNLKHFRYYLHGRKFTINTDHSSLLSFRNKTEPHLRLARWLDYLGEYTFELRYIKGTKNVVADCLSRPEEILPIVELDNINPKDWFEDLLKDPWSAAILVTLDSKFREKVKCKDKRQYETLLLKFGRSKLIKERYSYEDKTLLYEKRICVPNNRRRELLHAFHDSMLQGGHFGVAATTEKIADKFYFPKLHKYVERYIRHCLNCQLNKKTANTTQGRLKPLPVASGRWQDLSIDFITGLPPSRRHNDMIMVVVDRFSKRSHWIAMKKTANSKDILQYLYRYIFAMHGFPRTIVSDRDIRFTASVYEELTKRLGIKLLFSSSNHPQTDGQTKAVNKIVNRLLRTFCSQDQDYWDVYLPHMEFCYNSTPVTSTGISPFQADIGYTPNTPLLDTTNELDTRNFNATKMTKHLKALSLRINDSLQLRQEQMEETTNAKRKEIDFHIGEYALLHRDAYFTGGRYLKVQSIYLGPFKIVKVGTNVVELDLPSSFKKHRTINIKWIKHFYNDPEKYPKQLPRTKEERIHRITEITAIIGYETTTGNYYCKMLDVNPELTATYEKEEINLLPSSRLNSLLANYKQLLTETSN
- the SHE2 gene encoding She2p (similar to Saccharomyces cerevisiae YKL130C | SHE2 | Swi5p-dependent HO Expression); translated protein: MSRDLELTVELIDNLQEIINIHSSYLSDYINLLNRYINYLKKISSLKNERTTLIKYVKKLRYFNNYYTFDEQIYSKGGSNNNNQDQNNVSRNDVQDYTDIGGGQNGSEYEYNYAPDVNESSNNITYGKLTPVIRRISGFNVKVLEILDLLNFQITQSLRNEILSKTLNYDIVLTDVSITDLEDTFRHFVKFNQWFVESLELRGSDPFTLDKSIAIEIVEIARKCAIEDGVDLENSGDILLQEFDVVSDEHEYCLVMKEWGKMLQGKLQKFNDVVERTSSQWHKNK